Proteins from one Arsenophonus apicola genomic window:
- the leuO gene encoding transcriptional regulator LeuO, with translation MTDYNTVSATKKEPSDIHLRNVDSNLLTVFDVVMQMQNVTRAAQILGMSQPAVSNAVSRLKVMFNDELFVRYGRGIQPTSRAKQLFGPVRQALQLVHNELPGAGFEPEQSERVFKLSICSPLDIRLAASIVARVKQNAPNIDVIIQSYLDDNIAHQLKYQETEFVISYNEFDKPEYHHHPLFNDELVLAVSNNHPNIKNTISDDILQGEKHAVVSMDNMGSFSKPYYHNSDLFHSIIYQGTDLNSVLNIVSQTHFVAIAPKWLVEYYSSQLNLRSVELPWEKTTRPCYLIWHESTTRDKGHKWMKTQLGQLSN, from the coding sequence ATGACTGACTACAACACAGTTTCAGCAACGAAAAAAGAGCCAAGCGATATTCATTTGCGAAATGTTGATTCAAATTTATTAACGGTTTTTGATGTAGTTATGCAGATGCAGAATGTTACCCGTGCAGCACAGATTTTAGGAATGTCACAGCCTGCTGTTAGTAATGCAGTATCGCGTTTGAAAGTGATGTTCAATGATGAGCTTTTTGTTCGTTATGGCCGAGGTATTCAGCCGACTTCACGTGCTAAGCAACTATTTGGTCCCGTTAGACAGGCATTACAACTAGTACATAACGAATTACCGGGTGCAGGATTTGAGCCAGAGCAGAGTGAACGGGTATTTAAATTATCAATATGTAGTCCACTAGATATTCGTTTAGCGGCTAGTATCGTTGCACGAGTTAAGCAAAATGCACCAAATATTGACGTAATTATTCAATCATACCTTGATGATAATATTGCCCATCAATTGAAATATCAAGAAACAGAATTTGTTATCAGCTATAACGAATTTGATAAACCTGAATATCATCACCATCCATTATTTAATGATGAATTAGTTTTAGCAGTGTCTAATAATCATCCCAATATTAAAAATACAATCTCTGATGATATATTACAGGGTGAAAAACATGCGGTTGTCTCCATGGATAATATGGGTTCTTTTAGTAAACCTTATTATCATAATAGCGATCTTTTTCATTCTATTATTTACCAAGGAACAGATTTAAATAGCGTATTAAATATTGTTTCTCAAACTCATTTTGTCGCTATTGCACCAAAATGGCTTGTTGAATATTATTCAAGTCAGTTAAATTTAAGATCAGTTGAATTACCCTGGGAAAAAACGACACGTCCCTGTTATTTGATTTGGCATGAATCTACAACTCGAGACAAAGGACATAAGTGGATGAAAACGCAATTAGGGCAACTGAGTAACTAA